A genomic window from Gossypium hirsutum isolate 1008001.06 chromosome D10, Gossypium_hirsutum_v2.1, whole genome shotgun sequence includes:
- the LOC107934393 gene encoding major pollen allergen Ole e 10 has translation MKSLSNVSFLLLGTVFFHLFSSTAVEAASKGKLLHGEDKGAKDEDKRYCVPKPEASDAALQKNLDWACGQGIDCSPIQPGGICGDPATVRFRAQFAMNSYYRKEGGIDSACDFSGTAQITHVDPSSEKCKYV, from the exons aTGAAATCTTTGAGCAATGTTTCTTTCCTCCTCCTCGGCACCGTCTTTTTCCACCTCTTCTCCTCCACCGCCGTTGAAGCTGCATCCAAGGGTAAATTATTGCATGGTGAAGATAAGGGAGCGAAAGACGAAGATAAGAGGTATTGTGTGCCGAAACCCGAAGCCAGTGATGCTGCATTGCAAAAGAACCTAGATTGGGCATGCGGTCAAGGCATCGATTGTAGTCCGATTCAACCAGGTGGAATTTGCGGTGATCCAGCCACTGTGAGGTTTCGTGCACAATTTGCCATGAATTCTTACTACCGGAAGGAAGGTGGCATTGATAGTGCTTGTGATTTTAGTGGCACTGCTCAAATCACCCATGTCGATCCAA GTTCTGAAAAATGCAAATATGTTTGA
- the LOC121222571 gene encoding major pollen allergen Ole e 10: MKSLSSASFLLLSTVVFHLFSSAAAVETDAKPPIISKGDSKLSQSDGRKFCVSKPEASDAQLKKNLDWACKEGIDCSPVEPGAVCDDPASLRSRTNYAMNTYYRTRGETKNACDFEGTGRLIDTNPSYGECTYL, translated from the exons ATGAAATCATTGAGCAGTGCTTCTTTCCTCCTCCTCAGCACGGTTGTCTTCCACCTCTTCTCCTCCGCCGCCGCCGTTGAAACCGATGCTAAGCCCCCTATAATTTCCAAGGGTGATTCGAAATTAAGCCAAAGCGATGGTAGGAAGTTTTGTGTGTCGAAACCCGAAGCTAGTGATGCTCAATTGAAAAAAAACTTGGATTGGGCATGCAAGGAAGGCATCGATTGCAGTCCGGTTGAACCGGGAGCGGTTTGCGATGATCCGGCCAGCCTGAGGTCTCGTACAAATTATGCCATGAATACTTACTATCGAACGAGAGGTGAAACTAAAAATGCTTGTGATTTTGAAGGCACTGGTCGACTCATCGATACCAATCCAA GTTATGGCGAATGCACATATCTTTGA
- the LOC107934379 gene encoding protein RDM1-like, whose translation MKKFPVPEPISVSISLETSSFITWEKLGESMKQKYEQPLHYLTQILLKQWDESSGNGINNNNIEVMTMKKQPIGNVIDPRTAEATVRVIENFNRQFVSHHYLAKIWLSDPNYRHFVDDLQNYSSFN comes from the coding sequence ATGAAGAAGTTCCCGGTACCGGAGCCAATCTCAGTATCTATTTCTCTCGAAACGTCATCATTTATCACATGGGAAAAACTTGGAGAATCAATGAAGCAAAAATATGAGCAACCATTACATTATCTAACCCAAATTCTTTTGAAACAATGGGATGAATCAAGTGGCAATGGCATCAACAACAACAATATTGAAGTGATGACAATGAAGAAGCAACCTATTGGCAATGTTATTGATCCACGCACAGCTGAAGCAACTGTGAGGGTTATTGAAAATTTCAATAGGCAATTTGTCTCTCATCATTACCTTGCCAAAATCTGGCTTTCTGATCCAAATTATCGTCATTTTGTCGATGATTTGCAAAATTACTCATCCTTTAATTAG